A genome region from Candidatus Kryptobacter tengchongensis includes the following:
- a CDS encoding beta-lactamase class A, with protein MKKIIALIIAFLSLESSTISQPENLEVLHRKTFEKIKFIADTSNGVIGVAVKNLVTGETFLINENFLFPQGSAIKIPILIEVLKQASEGKFKLTDKIKIEKKYQVGGSGVLKEFGDGLSELSIYDLAVLMITVSDNTATNILIDLVGMENVNKTLEKLGLKQTKLQRKMIRPDASARGEENLSTPFEAMKLMEMLYKGEVVSKEISNQAVEILKKGKEANLNKYLPPDVKIANKPGGIEGVNCEWGIVFLPRHPYVIVVMSNYNLKSADETIAQISKIIYEHFWRISLSTKYGTRVPVELLK; from the coding sequence ATGAAAAAAATTATTGCTTTGATTATCGCATTTCTTTCATTGGAATCATCAACGATATCACAGCCAGAAAATCTTGAGGTTCTTCACAGGAAGACATTTGAAAAAATAAAGTTCATTGCTGATACATCAAATGGCGTCATTGGCGTTGCTGTTAAGAATCTTGTAACGGGCGAGACATTTTTGATAAATGAAAACTTTTTATTTCCCCAAGGTAGCGCGATAAAAATTCCGATTTTAATTGAAGTTCTTAAACAAGCAAGCGAGGGAAAATTTAAATTAACAGATAAGATTAAAATTGAGAAGAAATATCAAGTCGGCGGAAGTGGTGTGCTTAAAGAATTTGGGGATGGTCTTTCAGAGTTGAGCATTTATGACCTTGCGGTTTTGATGATAACTGTAAGTGATAACACAGCCACAAACATTTTAATTGATCTCGTAGGGATGGAAAATGTAAATAAAACGCTTGAGAAACTTGGCTTAAAACAGACAAAGTTGCAACGCAAGATGATTAGACCCGATGCCTCCGCAAGAGGCGAAGAAAACCTATCAACGCCATTTGAAGCGATGAAACTTATGGAAATGCTCTATAAAGGCGAAGTTGTTAGCAAAGAAATATCAAACCAAGCCGTTGAAATTTTAAAAAAGGGGAAAGAAGCAAATCTTAACAAGTATCTTCCGCCTGATGTTAAGATTGCAAATAAACCAGGAGGTATAGAAGGAGTCAATTGCGAATGGGGTATCGTTTTCCTTCCAAGACACCCATATGTTATAGTCGTGATGAGCAATTACAATTTAAAATCAGCAGACGAAACAATAGCACAAATTTCAAAAATCATTTATGAACATTTCTGGCGGATTTCACTATCAACTAAATATGGGACAAGGGTTCCAGTTGAGTTGTTAAAATGA
- a CDS encoding 2-keto-4-pentenoate hydratase/2-oxohepta-3-ene-1,7-dioic acid hydratase (catechol pathway) produces the protein MKLLSLRTEKENFIGIIYDESGRILNLTDALPLYQKLKNKIDDFPRIKTITELFREQLFNIDLFKRVIEFVEKHNLMEYLFVKESFRYNAPVEFPPKFVCLGRNYEQHAREFGATPPSEEPIIFAKSGTSVIGHLETIYIPTDVGRIDHEIELAVVIGKRGKKIKKENAWSYIAGYTIVIDVTARDLQRKDIQAQHPWFRSKSFDYFAPMGPWIVTADEIQPPVELDLKLWVNDELRQNSNTRNMTFDIPSIVESISRYMTLYPGDVIATGTPEGVGPIKPGDKITAWIQNIGELVNYVEAETD, from the coding sequence ATGAAACTGCTTTCACTACGGACTGAAAAGGAAAATTTCATTGGGATTATTTATGATGAAAGTGGTAGAATTCTTAACTTAACTGATGCACTCCCACTTTATCAAAAACTTAAAAATAAAATTGATGATTTCCCACGTATAAAAACTATAACTGAGCTTTTCAGGGAGCAACTATTTAACATTGACCTTTTCAAGCGGGTTATTGAATTTGTTGAGAAGCATAATTTGATGGAGTATCTTTTCGTCAAAGAGTCCTTTAGGTATAACGCTCCTGTTGAATTTCCACCAAAGTTTGTCTGCTTGGGGAGAAATTATGAACAACACGCAAGGGAATTTGGAGCAACACCTCCATCTGAAGAACCGATAATTTTTGCAAAAAGTGGAACTTCAGTAATAGGACATTTGGAGACAATTTATATCCCGACAGATGTGGGAAGGATTGACCATGAAATTGAGCTTGCAGTTGTGATAGGGAAAAGGGGAAAAAAGATTAAAAAAGAAAATGCTTGGAGCTATATCGCTGGATATACAATTGTCATAGATGTCACGGCAAGAGATCTTCAAAGAAAAGACATCCAAGCTCAACATCCATGGTTTAGGTCAAAAAGTTTTGATTATTTCGCACCGATGGGACCGTGGATTGTAACAGCTGATGAAATTCAACCACCTGTTGAACTTGATTTAAAATTATGGGTTAACGATGAACTTAGGCAAAATTCAAACACGAGAAATATGACCTTTGACATTCCTTCAATAGTTGAATCAATCAGCCGATATATGACTCTTTATCCTGGAGATGTTATTGCAACTGGAACACCAGAAGGAGTAGGACCAATTAAACCAGGAGATAAAATAACAGCATGGATTCAAAACATTGGAGAGCTCGTAAATTATGTTGAGGCTGAAACAGATTAA
- a CDS encoding cysteine desulfurase / selenocysteine lyase: MRRKEFLKSMGFLTFGALFKNSEFKFDHLNFKNFAEEISNLKPENPKFWKLIREQFPIPKDYVYLNTGGLGSSPFVVSHKVKEEMDNLDRYPTPNHDLERWWKVKEKCADVFGCDKEEIALVSCATEGINIVINGLPLKKGDEVILTTHEHVAGNLPLLNRAKRDGIILKTFEPDTKNWNGNLEKIERLINKKTKLIFVSHITCTTGQRLPEKEICKLAKDKGLWVFLDGAQVPGMMPINVREYNCDFYTTSGHKWLLGPKRTGILYVKKENLELIQPLTVGGYSDAGYSIEKNELKFQPSAQRFEYGTQNPALFFGLEVAIDFLNAIGIENVWKHNRILAEAFYQELIKIPNVDVLSPQEEDFRSAMITFKMKNIEYDKIVSYLMEKRIRVRPVTEGNLMAVRVSFHVYNSEMDVAKILNEIKKLAQS, encoded by the coding sequence ATGCGAAGAAAGGAATTCCTAAAATCTATGGGATTTCTAACTTTTGGTGCACTTTTCAAAAATTCAGAATTTAAATTTGATCATTTAAACTTTAAAAATTTTGCCGAAGAAATCTCAAACCTTAAACCTGAAAATCCAAAATTTTGGAAGTTAATTCGTGAGCAGTTTCCAATACCTAAGGACTATGTCTACCTTAATACGGGGGGACTTGGCTCATCGCCATTTGTGGTGAGCCATAAGGTAAAAGAGGAGATGGACAATCTTGACAGATACCCAACGCCAAATCATGATCTTGAAAGATGGTGGAAAGTAAAAGAAAAATGCGCTGATGTCTTTGGATGTGATAAGGAAGAGATTGCTCTTGTAAGCTGTGCAACTGAGGGAATTAATATTGTAATAAATGGTCTTCCTTTGAAAAAAGGAGACGAAGTTATTTTGACAACACACGAACATGTAGCTGGAAATCTCCCACTACTAAACCGAGCTAAGAGAGATGGTATCATTTTGAAAACTTTTGAGCCTGATACAAAAAATTGGAATGGAAATCTTGAAAAAATTGAAAGATTGATAAATAAAAAAACCAAATTGATCTTCGTAAGCCATATAACCTGCACCACAGGTCAGCGTCTCCCCGAAAAAGAAATTTGTAAACTTGCGAAAGATAAAGGTTTATGGGTTTTTCTTGATGGAGCACAAGTTCCTGGGATGATGCCCATTAATGTTCGTGAATACAACTGTGACTTTTATACAACAAGCGGACATAAATGGCTTCTGGGACCGAAAAGAACGGGAATTCTTTATGTTAAGAAAGAAAACCTTGAACTAATACAACCCTTAACCGTTGGTGGATATTCAGACGCTGGATATAGCATTGAAAAAAACGAGTTGAAATTTCAACCTTCTGCACAAAGGTTTGAGTATGGAACTCAAAATCCAGCTTTGTTCTTTGGTCTTGAGGTAGCCATTGATTTTTTAAACGCCATTGGGATTGAAAATGTGTGGAAACATAACAGAATCCTCGCTGAAGCTTTTTATCAGGAACTTATTAAAATTCCAAATGTTGATGTTTTATCTCCGCAGGAGGAAGACTTTAGAAGTGCAATGATAACATTCAAGATGAAAAACATAGAGTATGATAAAATTGTCTCTTATTTAATGGAAAAGCGAATTAGGGTTAGACCAGTAACCGAAGGTAATTTGATGGCAGTTAGAGTTTCTTTCCATGTTTATAATAGTGAAATGGATGTTGCAAAAATTTTAAACGAGATTAAGAAGCTTGCCCAATCGTGA
- a CDS encoding Dolichyl-phosphate-mannose-protein mannosyltransferase, which produces MRSRYFLMIFVLSLFLRIFLLDAESLWLDEGSSVRFANLKIDEIIKSTKTDANPPLYYIILHLWIKMFGDSEASVRFPSVIFGIITVIILYKLCLKFWDEKVALISSLIAGISVFQVFYSQEARMYAMMCLLSVFSFFYFLEILENESIKHYIFYSLVNILLLYTHLYSFFIIFAQLIFVAFYERAKLKNFILTLFVSFLFFTPRFLIVLNQVKEILLFGRFWLPKPDFVELMKTLIQFAGATYPMPRDESGNVILNRFIIEYLSPAILLLVMLAMVVFSIFGFKKFSAEKRKTYIILWLWFIIPILTPFILSQFLTPFYFTRYVIASSIPFYCLVSIGVESCDDIRLKRYIFGIILFLSVVNLAWYYGKTNKEEWREAVKFIEERAGERDLIIANKYVFYYYSTRKDVEKVQLQDIFLQNEHKLIGKLRQLSQKYERIWYVSSHEPELEEIIFKNLSNLMYFSMRKKFLGIEIFLFEKVKG; this is translated from the coding sequence ATGAGGTCAAGATATTTCCTAATGATATTTGTTTTAAGCCTGTTTCTGAGAATTTTTTTGCTTGATGCAGAAAGTTTATGGCTTGATGAAGGTTCCTCAGTTAGATTTGCTAATTTGAAAATTGATGAGATTATCAAATCAACAAAAACCGACGCTAACCCGCCTCTTTATTATATCATTCTTCATCTTTGGATAAAAATGTTTGGCGATTCAGAGGCTTCTGTTCGTTTCCCATCAGTTATATTTGGCATAATAACTGTGATAATTTTATATAAACTTTGCCTTAAATTTTGGGATGAAAAAGTTGCATTAATCTCTTCTCTTATCGCAGGTATTTCTGTCTTTCAAGTTTTTTACTCGCAGGAAGCACGAATGTATGCAATGATGTGCCTGTTATCGGTTTTTTCATTTTTTTACTTTCTTGAAATTTTAGAAAACGAAAGTATCAAACACTATATATTTTACTCGCTCGTAAACATTCTTTTGCTTTACACCCACCTTTATAGCTTCTTTATAATTTTTGCTCAATTGATTTTTGTGGCTTTTTATGAGAGGGCGAAATTAAAAAACTTTATCCTTACATTATTTGTTTCTTTTCTATTTTTCACGCCGAGATTTTTAATTGTTTTAAATCAGGTGAAAGAAATCTTGTTATTTGGTAGGTTTTGGTTGCCTAAACCTGATTTTGTTGAACTTATGAAAACGCTGATTCAATTCGCTGGAGCAACATATCCAATGCCAAGGGATGAAAGCGGTAATGTGATTTTGAACAGGTTTATAATTGAGTATTTAAGCCCCGCCATTTTACTTTTGGTCATGCTTGCTATGGTCGTGTTTTCAATTTTTGGCTTTAAGAAATTTAGTGCAGAGAAAAGAAAAACTTACATAATTCTCTGGCTTTGGTTTATCATACCAATTTTAACGCCGTTTATCCTATCCCAATTTTTAACTCCCTTTTATTTCACAAGATATGTAATTGCTTCTTCCATCCCTTTTTATTGTCTTGTTTCAATTGGGGTTGAGAGTTGCGATGATATCAGGTTAAAAAGATACATTTTTGGCATTATCTTGTTTCTTTCAGTAGTGAATCTCGCTTGGTATTATGGCAAGACGAACAAAGAAGAATGGAGAGAAGCAGTTAAGTTCATTGAGGAAAGGGCAGGGGAAAGGGATTTAATTATCGCAAACAAATATGTGTTTTACTACTATTCAACCAGAAAAGATGTTGAGAAGGTTCAACTTCAAGATATCTTTTTACAAAATGAGCACAAGTTAATTGGCAAACTTCGGCAATTATCACAAAAGTATGAAAGGATTTGGTATGTTTCATCGCATGAGCCCGAACTTGAAGAAATTATCTTTAAAAATTTGAGCAATCTAATGTATTTTTCCATGAGAAAGAAATTTCTTGGGATAGAGATTTTCCTTTTTGAAAAGGTCAAAGGTTAA
- a CDS encoding Por secretion system C-terminal sorting domain-containing protein, translating into MRIKTLILFFILAIQSFSQVSAPLLSFKRGMLWESFYYGKICPPFNNWQRINYGMDWPGFDPEWIGADIGGPASHLVSGGFIVAGLDSNGKVIAAEDWAMYAGSVSPEAGAKYVVRKHMKIENHWQTKFPGPEEIIESVWEYNPNYQPQYQGDKPLPIRVERKAMQWSGSQADENYIIIEYVIKNISNELSPDDKFGLYNATIYKMYILFTYAFSINSRAWRILFYPQYSEGARNNRFFFVPTDRLLFGYADDFPATVERNEKYGYYSQGGPQRQGEWLAPGYPGLKFIYISPDSTGRANRINGYAWSAADDRIDLYGPFGTASVGLDGRYAICKDPRNASSPVVSPSDPLWTTRRMWSLVSLGPWTLKPGDTIKVVTAEVIGGVSYKEAVDPNLGASVIGSKGYNELLKNSRRAQFNYENGYNVPDPPPAPNFTVRLFDEKEGVIANVIEWYDSVETIPDRDYSGSEAFDLAGYRIYRSNYLPIGPWELIADIRKGDPQFYNATTRKYKFVDTTVTIGFSYYYAITSYDTGHSSWPPNPNARFPETNSNRVPPMESSIYANRMIVPFKATIPATNDLDKILVVPNPFVARSGFINPRDVDVIQFVNIPSPCVIRIYTIRGDLVKTIYHSDGSGIASWNQVTDYGQYVESGIYIYHIETNDGRKKLGKFAIIR; encoded by the coding sequence ATGAGAATAAAAACTTTGATTTTGTTTTTTATTTTAGCAATACAATCGTTCTCTCAAGTTTCGGCACCTTTGCTTAGTTTTAAAAGGGGTATGTTGTGGGAATCTTTTTATTATGGTAAAATTTGCCCACCGTTTAATAATTGGCAAAGGATAAATTATGGAATGGATTGGCCTGGCTTTGATCCCGAATGGATCGGAGCAGATATCGGCGGTCCAGCTTCACATCTCGTCTCTGGTGGTTTCATCGTAGCTGGACTTGATTCAAATGGTAAAGTTATCGCAGCGGAGGATTGGGCAATGTATGCTGGAAGCGTGTCCCCGGAAGCAGGAGCAAAGTATGTTGTTAGAAAGCATATGAAAATAGAAAACCATTGGCAAACCAAATTCCCTGGACCAGAGGAAATAATTGAAAGCGTATGGGAGTATAATCCAAACTATCAACCTCAATATCAAGGGGATAAACCCTTACCTATAAGAGTTGAGAGAAAAGCCATGCAATGGAGTGGCTCTCAAGCAGATGAAAATTATATCATAATTGAATATGTGATAAAAAACATAAGCAATGAATTATCTCCCGACGACAAATTTGGTCTTTATAATGCCACGATTTATAAAATGTATATTCTATTCACTTATGCTTTTTCAATAAACTCAAGAGCGTGGAGAATTTTATTTTATCCTCAATATAGCGAGGGAGCAAGAAATAATCGTTTTTTCTTTGTCCCAACTGATAGATTGCTTTTTGGCTATGCTGATGATTTCCCAGCAACAGTGGAAAGAAATGAAAAATATGGTTATTACAGCCAAGGTGGTCCACAAAGACAAGGTGAGTGGCTTGCTCCAGGATATCCGGGATTAAAATTTATCTATATCTCTCCAGATAGCACAGGGAGGGCAAATAGGATAAATGGTTATGCTTGGTCTGCGGCTGATGACAGAATTGATCTATATGGTCCGTTTGGAACTGCAAGTGTTGGGCTTGATGGAAGATATGCAATTTGTAAAGATCCAAGAAATGCTTCCTCTCCAGTCGTTTCACCTTCTGATCCTCTTTGGACAACGCGAAGAATGTGGTCTCTTGTCTCGCTAGGTCCTTGGACATTGAAACCTGGAGATACGATAAAAGTTGTGACTGCGGAGGTTATTGGTGGGGTTTCGTACAAAGAAGCGGTAGATCCAAATTTAGGAGCATCAGTGATTGGGAGCAAAGGATATAATGAACTTTTAAAAAATTCTCGTCGTGCCCAATTCAATTACGAAAACGGATATAATGTTCCTGATCCCCCGCCGGCTCCAAATTTTACGGTGCGACTTTTTGATGAGAAAGAAGGAGTAATTGCCAATGTGATTGAATGGTATGATTCAGTTGAAACTATCCCAGATAGGGATTATTCTGGTAGTGAAGCTTTTGATCTTGCTGGTTATAGAATTTATCGTTCAAATTATCTTCCAATTGGACCATGGGAGTTGATCGCTGATATTAGAAAAGGAGACCCACAATTTTACAACGCTACCACGAGAAAGTATAAGTTTGTTGACACGACAGTTACAATTGGGTTCAGTTATTACTATGCGATTACGAGTTATGACACTGGGCATTCCTCGTGGCCACCAAATCCAAACGCTCGTTTTCCAGAAACTAATTCCAACAGGGTCCCGCCCATGGAAAGCTCAATTTACGCAAATCGCATGATAGTGCCATTTAAAGCAACTATACCCGCAACAAATGATCTTGACAAAATTCTTGTAGTTCCAAATCCTTTTGTGGCTCGCTCTGGATTCATAAATCCACGAGATGTTGATGTTATTCAATTCGTTAATATACCAAGCCCATGCGTGATAAGAATTTATACCATTAGAGGAGACCTTGTTAAAACAATTTATCATAGTGATGGTTCAGGCATTGCCTCTTGGAATCAGGTTACAGATTACGGGCAATATGTTGAAAGTGGAATTTACATTTATCATATTGAAACCAACGATGGTAGAAAGAAGCTCGGTAAATTTGCAATAATAAGATAA
- a CDS encoding TonB-dependent Receptor Plug Domain produces the protein MRFLKVVISLLLIISVSLSQTPKGKISGKITDRTTGEPLPGANVLIEGTTMGAAANFEGEYFIINVPPGRYNLIASMVGYKKVIVRDVVVYVDRTTTVNFQLEPTAIEVEPIIVEAKRPVIEKDKTSTSVNIEAREIESAPIEGLKQILELTAGIIQNPNGTYSIRGGGAYELNFMINGVEQITTNTGVPGYSFAWDKSNNSWKYDYNPLAVAQMEIISGGFSAEYGNAQSGVVKVVTKEGGPKLSGEIRFEYRPPGQYHWGPYLYGPETVEWKKWGTLEGWKRMYPDSSDEWLYKMWRKWVENHSPNPDGGPNPLGVYDYRKLSYRRFLLGFGGPLGSSPEALRFFISAEYREKPTRIPTIERVQIYQNYTLTLSWSPIPKHKFKLMGLYQYYRGGLFSGSDDIRWAGRDGAWKYVLVTDSPRDEITTTQSFTWTYAINQHSFFELTAYHSRERYIVLVLPVPQRPSYLRDDVWSIPPGPWDEGYRTVYSFTTLYGQDARTDAWSVYGDYTNQITTRLQIKAGFKLNYWDTYYSAVSSFAANAFISRTGYAEYYKAYPYYIAGYVQSKFEYEGMIANVGVRVDGYNFNTEIPYDRFNPFYPALGAEAIGDPRTKRTRGYVRVSPRFGISFPIAENTAFRLQYGHFYSMPTFKEALMKTTELGWIAYGNGNLGPKQTISYEFGLQHSYKNTHRIDIVAYYNDRVKQVGTLYIYAPSAGIRRNKRYLTYENNSYGASKGIEITIDKVAPGRWNYRLTYSLSRTTFGYYGPRALWSDDPNDPRNYQERNQANDFLSYDDRTHTFRALVSYNIEKDGGIEILGVKPFSDFSVSLTYTAQSGTPFTYVTSYDEFKDVVNNRRYPLEAKFDLNLTKRIYFGKQSILIGVRVMNLFNNRWLTPFSSQDDLRDWVERNITPDMLKPGEDPLNPRASYKFNYFTTYRNVPREIYFTIGLGF, from the coding sequence ATGAGATTTTTAAAAGTCGTAATTTCACTTCTTTTAATCATATCAGTTTCGTTATCTCAAACTCCCAAGGGAAAAATTTCCGGAAAGATCACGGATAGAACAACTGGTGAGCCACTTCCTGGGGCAAATGTTTTAATAGAAGGAACAACAATGGGAGCAGCTGCAAATTTTGAGGGCGAGTATTTTATAATTAATGTTCCGCCTGGAAGATATAATTTAATCGCAAGCATGGTTGGTTATAAAAAAGTCATAGTGCGGGATGTTGTTGTTTATGTTGATAGAACGACAACTGTTAATTTTCAGCTTGAGCCAACCGCGATTGAGGTTGAACCAATAATTGTTGAAGCTAAAAGACCTGTTATAGAAAAGGATAAAACTTCAACATCAGTAAATATAGAAGCCAGAGAAATTGAAAGTGCCCCGATTGAAGGATTAAAACAAATTCTTGAATTAACCGCTGGCATAATTCAAAATCCAAATGGGACATATAGCATTCGTGGTGGTGGAGCGTATGAGTTAAATTTTATGATAAATGGTGTTGAGCAAATAACAACAAATACAGGTGTCCCAGGTTATAGTTTTGCTTGGGATAAATCAAATAACTCGTGGAAATATGATTATAATCCGCTTGCGGTTGCACAGATGGAAATCATCTCGGGTGGTTTTAGTGCAGAATATGGAAATGCACAGTCTGGTGTTGTTAAGGTTGTGACAAAAGAAGGTGGTCCAAAATTATCTGGCGAAATAAGATTTGAATATAGACCACCAGGGCAATACCACTGGGGTCCCTATCTTTATGGTCCTGAAACGGTTGAATGGAAAAAATGGGGAACTTTGGAAGGATGGAAAAGGATGTATCCTGATTCCTCAGACGAATGGCTTTATAAAATGTGGCGTAAGTGGGTTGAAAATCACTCACCAAATCCCGATGGCGGACCAAACCCACTTGGCGTTTATGATTATAGAAAACTTTCTTACAGAAGGTTTCTGCTTGGTTTCGGTGGTCCTTTGGGCTCAAGTCCAGAGGCTCTTAGATTTTTCATCTCGGCTGAGTATAGAGAAAAACCTACAAGAATCCCCACAATTGAAAGGGTACAAATTTATCAAAATTATACTTTAACTTTATCTTGGAGTCCAATCCCGAAGCATAAATTTAAACTTATGGGACTTTATCAATATTATCGTGGCGGTTTGTTTTCTGGTTCGGATGATATTCGCTGGGCTGGCAGAGATGGTGCTTGGAAATATGTCCTCGTGACGGATTCACCAAGGGATGAGATAACAACAACACAAAGTTTTACCTGGACATATGCGATAAATCAACATTCATTTTTTGAATTGACAGCTTATCATTCAAGAGAAAGATATATTGTTCTTGTTTTGCCTGTGCCACAGAGACCAAGCTATTTAAGAGATGATGTATGGTCAATTCCACCAGGTCCATGGGATGAAGGGTATAGAACAGTTTATTCGTTTACGACACTTTACGGTCAAGATGCAAGAACTGACGCATGGAGCGTTTACGGTGATTATACAAACCAAATAACAACAAGGTTACAAATAAAAGCTGGGTTTAAACTCAACTATTGGGACACATATTACAGCGCTGTTTCAAGCTTTGCAGCAAATGCTTTTATTTCAAGAACAGGTTATGCAGAATATTACAAAGCATATCCGTACTATATCGCTGGATATGTCCAAAGCAAATTTGAATATGAAGGAATGATTGCAAATGTTGGTGTAAGAGTTGACGGTTATAATTTTAACACGGAGATCCCTTATGATAGATTTAATCCATTTTATCCCGCCCTTGGTGCTGAAGCAATAGGTGATCCAAGGACAAAGCGAACGAGAGGTTATGTTAGAGTTTCACCGAGATTTGGAATTTCATTTCCAATAGCTGAAAATACAGCTTTTAGATTACAATATGGACATTTTTATTCTATGCCTACATTTAAAGAAGCCTTAATGAAAACAACGGAACTTGGATGGATCGCTTATGGCAATGGAAATCTTGGACCAAAGCAAACAATAAGCTATGAATTTGGCTTACAACACAGTTATAAAAACACACATAGAATTGATATTGTCGCTTATTACAATGATAGAGTTAAACAGGTTGGAACTCTTTACATCTATGCACCAAGTGCTGGGATTAGGCGAAACAAAAGATATTTAACTTATGAGAATAATTCTTACGGAGCATCAAAAGGAATTGAAATTACAATTGATAAGGTTGCTCCAGGAAGATGGAACTACAGGTTAACTTATAGTTTGTCAAGGACGACATTTGGATATTATGGTCCAAGGGCACTTTGGTCAGATGATCCAAATGATCCAAGGAATTATCAAGAAAGAAATCAAGCAAATGATTTTTTGTCATACGATGATAGGACACATACATTTAGGGCACTTGTAAGTTATAACATTGAGAAAGATGGTGGAATTGAAATTTTGGGCGTCAAGCCATTTTCTGATTTTAGTGTAAGTTTAACTTATACTGCGCAGAGCGGAACACCGTTCACTTATGTGACGAGTTATGACGAGTTTAAAGATGTTGTGAATAACCGTCGTTATCCGCTTGAAGCAAAATTTGATCTCAACTTGACGAAGCGAATTTACTTCGGGAAGCAGAGTATTTTAATTGGGGTTAGAGTGATGAATTTATTTAATAACAGGTGGTTGACCCCATTTTCATCGCAAGATGATTTGAGAGATTGGGTTGAAAGGAATATAACTCCTGATATGCTAAAACCAGGAGAAGATCCACTTAATCCAAGGGCAAGTTACAAATTTAATTACTTTACAACCTATCGTAATGTCCCAAGGGAAATTTATTTTACAATTGGTCTTGGTTTTTAA
- a CDS encoding Por secretion system C-terminal sorting domain-containing protein translates to MRIFYSFFLGLIFLSTFLFAQVEQWIYKKSIEFPASDTAYVRPFLCAVDASGNLWVISSKATDTSAHNALWKAGPNDDVFTLVYDYTARNDTTNVHSLRGITTIQNDVLVVFRQPASVSAVGVSGLDYFKNGSSEQKIRYGFNFGQSGYGTFVFGLSATKDSFVYAGTTYQAGNPGPTPRVYNFTSRQITNPDDGSADPGAYIPPPFYSSCPGGRSPSGTDAIRDIAVIPDGDYNNPNTPFFTSRNSSEDNPTAGNVAIWTGGTQIKPENYTGQALTDFAGFLALGRFVPSGIYVDKKGRLWVCRPDSGFQTVKAFEVAGNFAMEVLTLEGAPFNAPCDVALSPDESKAYVIDMFARKAFVFEKVTSVSQESNIPSNFYIHQNYPNPFNSSTAIIYEIPKDGFVRINIYNSLGQRLFSIVNSIQKAGKHITSFDAGNLPSGVYYYQLEVDNFKSPFRKMVLIK, encoded by the coding sequence ATGAGAATTTTTTATAGCTTCTTCTTGGGTTTAATTTTCCTCTCAACTTTCCTTTTTGCTCAAGTTGAGCAATGGATATACAAGAAATCAATTGAGTTTCCAGCAAGTGATACAGCATATGTTAGACCGTTTTTATGTGCAGTTGACGCAAGCGGTAATCTTTGGGTTATTTCTTCAAAAGCAACTGATACATCAGCTCATAACGCTTTGTGGAAGGCTGGACCAAATGATGATGTTTTTACGCTTGTTTACGATTATACAGCAAGAAATGACACCACAAATGTTCATTCGCTTCGTGGTATAACAACAATTCAAAATGATGTGCTTGTTGTTTTTAGGCAACCTGCTTCAGTAAGCGCTGTTGGTGTTTCAGGGCTTGATTATTTTAAGAACGGGTCTTCGGAGCAAAAAATTAGGTATGGGTTTAATTTTGGACAATCTGGTTACGGGACTTTTGTTTTTGGTTTGAGCGCAACTAAGGATAGCTTTGTTTATGCTGGGACGACATATCAAGCTGGGAATCCAGGACCTACTCCAAGAGTTTATAACTTCACAAGTAGACAAATAACAAACCCAGATGATGGATCTGCAGATCCCGGCGCTTATATTCCACCGCCGTTTTACTCAAGTTGTCCAGGTGGACGCTCTCCCAGTGGAACCGATGCAATTCGGGATATCGCAGTTATACCTGATGGAGATTATAATAATCCAAACACCCCATTTTTCACATCAAGAAATAGTTCAGAAGATAATCCAACTGCTGGAAATGTAGCAATTTGGACGGGTGGAACGCAAATTAAGCCAGAAAATTACACTGGGCAGGCATTGACCGATTTTGCTGGTTTTCTGGCGCTCGGTAGGTTTGTTCCATCAGGAATCTATGTAGACAAAAAAGGTAGGTTATGGGTTTGCCGACCTGATTCTGGATTTCAAACTGTTAAAGCATTTGAAGTCGCTGGTAATTTTGCAATGGAAGTTTTAACGCTTGAAGGTGCCCCGTTCAACGCACCTTGCGATGTCGCTTTAAGCCCCGATGAATCAAAAGCTTATGTGATTGACATGTTCGCAAGAAAAGCCTTTGTTTTTGAAAAGGTAACTTCTGTAAGTCAAGAAAGTAATATCCCATCAAATTTCTACATTCATCAGAATTATCCAAATCCATTCAACTCATCAACTGCTATTATTTATGAAATTCCAAAAGATGGCTTTGTGAGGATAAACATTTATAATTCACTTGGTCAAAGGTTATTTTCAATTGTTAATTCAATTCAAAAAGCCGGTAAGCATATCACAAGTTTTGACGCTGGCAATTTACCAAGTGGTGTTTACTATTATCAGCTTGAGGTTGACAACTTTAAGTCGCCATTTAGAAAAATGGTTTTAATAAAATAG